A window of Brevibacterium ihuae contains these coding sequences:
- a CDS encoding PH domain-containing protein — MTSPQPPPTRIDFNPVSPKLVWAHLPGLVLWMLPTVIALIVLGVIFAGFRPWMWAGLGLSLVITVWTAIVIVRQVRRLGYAERADDLLIRRGILFRSTTVVPFGRMQFVDVKSGPIDRMLGLATVELHTASASTDASIPGLPAAEADRLRDALAARGEARLAGL; from the coding sequence ATGACCTCCCCTCAGCCGCCCCCGACCCGCATCGACTTCAACCCGGTGAGTCCCAAGCTCGTGTGGGCCCACCTCCCGGGCCTCGTCCTGTGGATGCTCCCGACCGTCATCGCTCTCATCGTGCTCGGCGTGATCTTCGCCGGGTTCCGGCCGTGGATGTGGGCCGGGCTCGGGCTCTCGCTCGTCATCACGGTGTGGACCGCGATCGTCATCGTCCGGCAGGTGCGCCGCCTCGGCTATGCGGAGCGCGCGGACGACCTGCTCATCCGCCGCGGGATCCTCTTCCGCTCGACGACCGTCGTGCCGTTCGGCCGCATGCAGTTCGTCGACGTCAAGTCCGGACCGATCGATCGGATGCTCGGACTCGCCACCGTCGAACTCCACACCGCGTCGGCCTCGACCGATGCGTCGATCCCCGGGCTCCCCGCAGCCGAGGCCGACCGTCTGCGCGATGCACTCGCCGCCCGCGGCGAGGCCCGCCTCGCGGGGCTGTGA
- a CDS encoding histone-like nucleoid-structuring protein Lsr2 — protein MAREMKLVLTDDIDGTDAAETVSFSLDQHSYEIELSNANAEKLRETLAPYIEKARRVAGRQRPAGRRRSSSTGSASRTGADTSTVRAWARENGHDVSDRGRIPAEVFEAYDAAH, from the coding sequence ATGGCACGCGAGATGAAACTCGTCCTGACTGACGACATCGACGGCACCGACGCCGCGGAGACCGTGAGCTTCTCCCTCGACCAGCACAGCTACGAGATCGAGCTGTCGAACGCGAACGCGGAGAAGCTCCGCGAGACGCTCGCCCCCTACATCGAGAAGGCCCGCCGCGTGGCCGGCCGTCAGCGGCCGGCCGGCCGGCGGCGGTCGTCGTCGACCGGCAGCGCCTCGCGCACCGGTGCCGACACCTCGACCGTCCGCGCCTGGGCGCGGGAGAACGGGCACGACGTGTCCGACCGCGGCCGCATCCCGGCCGAGGTGTTCGAGGCCTACGACGCCGCTCACTGA
- a CDS encoding RrF2 family transcriptional regulator: MQLTRFTDLGLRVLMMLASAEAGARMTTGELAQALDASETHLAKIVSRLVTLDVVESRRGRSGGLSLTAAGRTRTVGSVVRELEGAGVVDCSTCPLRGSCRLKNLLDRAEQAFLAVLDEATLGELVDSPTGPFLLTLLSAPRGSASADDPSTFHRTAQTRRTTAAGASPVIEQENP, translated from the coding sequence ATGCAGCTCACCCGCTTCACCGATCTCGGGCTCCGCGTGCTCATGATGCTCGCGAGCGCGGAGGCGGGTGCGCGCATGACCACCGGTGAATTGGCCCAGGCGCTCGACGCCTCGGAGACCCACCTCGCCAAGATCGTCTCCCGGCTCGTAACCCTCGACGTCGTCGAATCCCGCCGTGGCCGCTCCGGCGGCCTCAGCCTCACTGCCGCGGGTCGTACCCGGACCGTCGGCTCGGTCGTGCGCGAACTCGAAGGTGCCGGCGTCGTCGACTGCTCGACCTGCCCGCTCCGGGGGAGCTGTCGCCTCAAGAATCTCCTCGACCGCGCCGAGCAGGCGTTCCTCGCCGTCCTCGACGAGGCGACCCTCGGCGAACTCGTCGACTCGCCCACCGGGCCCTTCCTCCTCACCCTGCTCTCCGCCCCGCGCGGGAGTGCATCGGCCGACGACCCCTCGACGTTCCACCGCACCGCTCAGACCCGCCGCACCACCGCGGCGGGCGCATCACCCGTCATCGAACAGGAGAATCCATGA
- the lysS gene encoding lysine--tRNA ligase: protein MPEHVPAQAEDASADAPDHLDPEQLRIRKDKRARLLAEGDEPYPVAVPRTHTLAEVRAAHPDLEDGEETEDVVAVAGRVVFFRNTGKLCFVTLQAGDGTRLQGMLSQKEVGKDRLDAWKSDVDLGDHVFLTGRVIKSKRGELSVMATEWKLAAKALRPLPALHTELTDETRVRQRYIDLITRDAARQAVKLRSDVMISLRRTFDESGFMEIETPMLQTLHGGAAARPFTTHMNAYDMELYLRIAPELFLKRAVVGGLDNVFEINRNFRNEGADSTHSPEFAMLEAYQAYGDYHSIADLTKTLIQNAARDATGSMQVTLSDGTEYDFGGEWAVVSMYDSLSEEVGQQITPETTVGELAEIAERFEIDLEGVFRGHGKYVEEMWEHFYSDRLWAPTFVVDFPVDTSPLTREHRSKPGVVEKWDLYVRGFELATGYSELIDPVIQRERFEAQARDAARGDDEAMAVDEEFLMAMEYGMPPSGGMGMGIDRLLMALTGLGIRETVLFPLVKPLEK from the coding sequence ATGCCAGAACACGTTCCCGCCCAGGCCGAGGACGCCTCGGCCGATGCCCCGGACCACCTCGATCCCGAACAGCTTCGCATCCGCAAGGACAAGCGCGCCCGGCTGCTCGCCGAGGGGGACGAGCCGTACCCGGTCGCGGTGCCGCGCACCCACACCCTGGCCGAGGTGCGCGCCGCCCACCCCGACCTCGAGGATGGGGAGGAGACCGAGGACGTCGTCGCCGTCGCCGGCCGCGTCGTGTTCTTCCGCAACACCGGGAAGCTCTGCTTCGTCACCCTCCAGGCCGGTGACGGCACCCGGCTCCAGGGCATGCTCTCGCAGAAGGAGGTCGGCAAGGACCGCCTCGACGCGTGGAAGTCCGACGTCGACCTCGGCGATCACGTGTTCCTCACCGGACGGGTCATCAAGTCCAAGCGCGGCGAGCTGTCGGTCATGGCCACGGAGTGGAAGCTCGCGGCGAAGGCGCTCCGGCCGCTTCCCGCGCTCCACACCGAGCTCACCGACGAGACCCGCGTGCGTCAGCGCTACATCGACCTCATCACCCGCGATGCAGCGCGCCAGGCGGTGAAGCTCCGCTCGGACGTCATGATCTCCCTGCGGCGCACCTTCGACGAGTCGGGCTTCATGGAGATCGAGACCCCGATGCTCCAGACGCTCCACGGCGGGGCCGCCGCCCGTCCGTTCACCACGCACATGAACGCCTACGACATGGAGCTGTACCTGCGGATCGCGCCGGAGCTCTTCCTCAAGCGCGCCGTGGTGGGCGGTCTCGACAACGTGTTCGAGATCAACCGCAATTTCCGCAACGAGGGCGCCGATTCGACGCATTCGCCGGAATTCGCCATGCTCGAGGCATATCAGGCATATGGCGATTATCATTCCATCGCTGATCTCACGAAGACGCTCATTCAGAATGCGGCCCGCGACGCGACCGGTTCTATGCAGGTCACCCTGTCCGACGGTACCGAATACGATTTCGGCGGCGAATGGGCGGTCGTGAGCATGTACGATTCGCTGTCCGAGGAAGTCGGGCAGCAGATCACCCCGGAGACCACCGTCGGCGAGCTCGCGGAAATCGCCGAGCGTTTCGAGATCGATCTCGAGGGCGTATTCCGCGGCCACGGCAAATACGTCGAGGAGATGTGGGAGCACTTCTACTCCGATCGCCTGTGGGCACCGACCTTCGTCGTCGACTTCCCGGTCGACACCTCGCCGCTCACCCGCGAGCACCGGTCCAAGCCGGGCGTCGTGGAGAAGTGGGATCTCTACGTCCGCGGGTTCGAGCTCGCCACGGGATACTCCGAGCTCATCGACCCCGTGATCCAGCGGGAGCGCTTCGAGGCGCAGGCCCGCGACGCCGCCCGCGGCGACGACGAGGCGATGGCCGTCGACGAGGAGTTCCTCATGGCGATGGAGTACGGCATGCCGCCGAGCGGCGGCATGGGCATGGGGATCGACCGGCTGCTCATGGCGCTCACCGGCCTGGGCATCCGGGAGACGGTGCTCTTCCCGCTCGTTAAACCGCTCGAGAAGTGA
- the folE gene encoding GTP cyclohydrolase I FolE, whose amino-acid sequence MVDQPRIEAAVREILAAIGEDPDRSGLQGTPARVARAYEEAFSGIGRDASEVLGVHFDVGYDEMVLVRNIEMYSTCEHHLVPFHGVAHIGYIPGKDGQVTGLSKLARLVEIYARRPQVQERLTAEIADAMVEHLHPAGVIVVIEAEHLCMSMRGVQKTGASTITSAVRGQLRDGASRAEAMSLILGR is encoded by the coding sequence ATGGTCGACCAGCCGCGCATCGAGGCCGCCGTGCGGGAGATCCTCGCCGCCATCGGCGAGGACCCGGACCGGAGCGGTCTGCAAGGCACGCCCGCCCGCGTCGCCCGCGCCTACGAGGAGGCGTTCTCCGGCATCGGCCGCGACGCCTCCGAGGTCCTCGGGGTCCACTTCGACGTCGGCTACGACGAGATGGTCCTCGTGCGCAACATCGAGATGTACTCGACGTGCGAGCACCACCTCGTGCCGTTCCACGGGGTCGCCCACATCGGCTACATCCCCGGCAAGGACGGACAGGTCACCGGGCTTTCCAAGCTCGCCCGGCTCGTCGAGATCTACGCCCGCCGCCCCCAGGTGCAGGAGCGGCTCACCGCGGAGATCGCCGACGCCATGGTCGAACACCTCCATCCGGCCGGCGTCATCGTCGTCATCGAGGCCGAGCACCTGTGCATGTCGATGCGCGGAGTGCAGAAGACCGGCGCCTCGACGATCACCTCGGCGGTGCGCGGACAGCTGCGCGACGGCGCCTCCCGCGCGGAGGCCATGAGCCTGATCCTGGGACGGTGA
- a CDS encoding PH domain-containing protein, translating to MSATPHPGPEDPRPDPVGPAPTGSSTDFTTWRRVHPLTPALKSWVFIVASVGVILAQSQQFLQDIISGAATASDGPVGWLLEHPLVLLGIVGGILGFIALVAVLNWLIWRRTGFHIDDDSIYLRQGLLNRQHRSARLDRVQAIDINQPLVPRLFGLAALRFDVAGGKGSSVDLEYLARARAEELRDALLERVRTLRAAEAAGTAKPAGAPSHLGDGQAAGGHTDPGREAVAGSAPGPRPADAASGPGSAPRARGAGHRTPATNLGGRILASIEPTAAGVGEDLSRTITEVLAPYRVRARAEDDGRILRIPAHTVLLSGILSTETIITALFVFGAVIALIVLAVLGLWQAVAATAAGVFPAIAAGFAVLKRPLDEANFSVAVSEDGLTVTHGLTTTTRRIIPLDRIQAVKLSQPLLWRMTDWWRAEYTIAGQAEEEKKSTTLLPVGSLDQCLLMLGLVLPHPEVPHGVSGRALMVQAMYADRSLALARTTGDPGTPDGRAAEHGAASDAESRGYAEGQAAESREHAEAQAAEALFRGQAPASKWLDPLTYKRNGRAATGSMLVIRHGRLGREVVCVPHARVQSMRLSAGPVQRALGLASVDLHSTAGPAKPRVHHLDAADAEAFFFEHAEVTRRARAAIDAHSGPGADDAAEVQGGRFAHESPEVQGEPRARDASQAPGGRLADGAADGPSTRFTRDAVDPAPPDGV from the coding sequence ATGAGCGCGACACCGCACCCCGGACCCGAGGATCCGCGTCCTGACCCCGTCGGTCCGGCCCCCACCGGGTCCTCGACGGACTTCACCACCTGGCGCCGGGTCCACCCGCTCACCCCGGCGCTCAAGAGCTGGGTCTTCATCGTCGCATCGGTCGGTGTGATCCTCGCCCAGAGCCAGCAGTTCCTCCAGGACATCATCAGCGGTGCCGCGACCGCCTCCGACGGGCCGGTGGGCTGGCTGCTCGAGCACCCGCTCGTCCTCCTCGGGATCGTCGGCGGGATCCTCGGCTTCATCGCGCTCGTCGCAGTCCTCAACTGGCTGATCTGGCGGCGCACCGGCTTCCACATCGACGACGATTCCATCTACCTGCGGCAGGGCCTGCTCAACCGCCAGCACCGGAGCGCCCGCCTCGACCGGGTCCAGGCCATCGACATCAACCAGCCGCTCGTCCCGCGACTCTTCGGCCTCGCCGCCTTGCGGTTCGACGTCGCCGGGGGCAAGGGCTCGTCAGTCGACCTCGAGTACCTCGCCAGGGCCCGGGCCGAGGAGCTGCGCGACGCGCTCCTCGAACGCGTCCGCACCCTGCGCGCAGCGGAGGCGGCCGGGACGGCGAAACCGGCTGGTGCGCCCTCGCACCTCGGGGATGGGCAGGCCGCGGGTGGGCACACCGACCCCGGCCGCGAGGCGGTAGCCGGTTCCGCCCCCGGCCCGCGCCCTGCCGACGCCGCATCCGGCCCCGGGAGCGCGCCCCGCGCCCGAGGTGCCGGGCATCGGACCCCGGCTACCAACCTCGGCGGCCGCATCCTTGCGAGCATCGAGCCGACGGCGGCCGGGGTGGGCGAGGACCTGAGCCGCACGATCACCGAGGTGCTCGCTCCCTATCGCGTGCGGGCCCGGGCTGAGGACGACGGCCGGATCCTCCGCATCCCCGCGCACACCGTCCTCCTGTCCGGCATCCTCTCGACCGAGACGATCATCACCGCACTATTCGTGTTCGGCGCCGTCATCGCGCTCATCGTGCTCGCCGTGCTCGGTCTATGGCAGGCCGTCGCGGCCACCGCGGCGGGCGTCTTCCCCGCCATCGCCGCCGGATTCGCCGTGCTCAAGAGGCCCCTGGACGAGGCGAACTTCTCCGTGGCGGTGAGCGAGGACGGCCTCACCGTGACCCACGGGCTCACCACGACGACCCGGCGGATCATCCCGCTCGACCGGATCCAGGCCGTCAAGCTCAGCCAGCCGCTCCTGTGGCGGATGACCGACTGGTGGCGGGCGGAGTACACGATCGCCGGACAGGCCGAGGAGGAGAAGAAGTCGACGACCCTGCTCCCGGTCGGCAGCCTCGACCAGTGCCTGCTCATGCTCGGGCTCGTGCTGCCGCATCCGGAGGTGCCGCACGGAGTGAGCGGGAGGGCGCTCATGGTCCAGGCGATGTACGCCGACCGCAGCCTGGCCCTCGCACGGACCACAGGGGATCCTGGGACACCGGATGGCCGGGCCGCAGAGCACGGTGCGGCATCGGACGCGGAGTCCCGCGGATACGCGGAAGGGCAGGCCGCGGAGTCCCGAGAACACGCCGAGGCGCAGGCCGCCGAAGCGCTCTTCCGCGGCCAGGCGCCGGCCTCGAAGTGGCTCGACCCGCTGACCTATAAGCGGAACGGGCGGGCTGCGACCGGCAGCATGCTCGTCATCCGGCACGGGCGGCTCGGCCGCGAGGTCGTGTGCGTGCCCCACGCCCGCGTCCAGTCGATGCGGCTGTCCGCCGGACCCGTCCAGCGGGCGCTCGGACTCGCGAGCGTCGACCTCCACTCGACCGCCGGACCGGCCAAACCGCGCGTCCACCACCTCGACGCGGCCGATGCCGAGGCGTTCTTCTTCGAGCACGCCGAGGTCACCCGGCGGGCGCGGGCCGCCATCGACGCGCACAGCGGGCCGGGAGCGGATGATGCCGCGGAGGTGCAAGGCGGTCGGTTCGCCCACGAGTCGCCGGAGGTGCAGGGAGAACCCCGGGCCCGCGACGCTTCACAGGCGCCCGGCGGTCGGCTCGCCGACGGGGCGGCGGACGGGCCCAGCACCCGGTTCACCCGCGACGCGGTGGATCCCGCGCCGCCGGACGGGGTGTGA
- a CDS encoding globin domain-containing protein, giving the protein MSTADLYLDEKELESIGLTPEHEETIRATLPLVGSKIDEITPNFYSRMFEAHPELIADTFNRGNQKQGAQQRALAASIATFATMLVDPEAPAPVNLLSRIGHKHVSLGITKDQYQIVHDNLFAAIVEVLGEDTVTPDVAAAWDSVYWLMADVLTDFEYDLYRSAQVEPGDVFRQTTVVDRKELPGEITHFTVRAAEGSADLPGHLPGQYVSVGARLPDGARQLRQYSLVTGGSGASGELSFAVKRVRGVDEAPDGEVSNWLADTINAGDALEVTLPAGDLVLDAQATNPVVLISAGIGVTPMLGMLDRLAADSSDRTVVALHADDSAEVDAFAAARTGYADGLANGSAITWYGAGTPDAGLRGEVREGFMNLGEVDLPEGASVYICGSNGFLQFIRSQLSERGIDAKDVHYELFAPNDWLLDA; this is encoded by the coding sequence ATGAGCACTGCCGACCTCTACCTCGACGAGAAGGAACTCGAATCGATCGGGCTCACCCCCGAGCACGAGGAGACCATCCGGGCGACCCTGCCGCTCGTCGGATCGAAGATCGACGAGATCACCCCGAACTTCTACTCCCGCATGTTCGAGGCCCACCCCGAGCTCATCGCCGACACCTTCAACCGCGGCAACCAGAAGCAGGGCGCCCAGCAGCGCGCGCTCGCCGCCTCGATCGCGACCTTCGCCACCATGCTCGTCGACCCGGAGGCCCCGGCCCCGGTGAATCTGCTCTCGCGGATCGGGCACAAGCACGTGTCGCTCGGCATCACCAAGGACCAGTATCAGATCGTCCACGACAACCTCTTCGCCGCGATCGTCGAGGTGCTCGGCGAGGACACCGTCACCCCCGACGTCGCCGCTGCCTGGGATTCCGTCTACTGGCTCATGGCCGACGTCCTCACCGACTTCGAGTACGACCTCTACCGCTCCGCACAGGTGGAACCCGGCGACGTGTTCCGGCAGACGACCGTCGTCGACCGGAAGGAGCTGCCAGGAGAGATCACCCACTTCACAGTCCGGGCCGCCGAGGGGTCGGCCGACCTGCCCGGCCACCTGCCGGGCCAGTACGTGTCGGTCGGTGCCCGTCTGCCCGACGGAGCGCGCCAGCTCCGGCAGTACTCGCTCGTCACCGGCGGCAGCGGTGCGTCCGGCGAGCTGTCCTTCGCGGTCAAGCGCGTCCGGGGCGTCGACGAGGCGCCCGACGGCGAGGTGTCCAACTGGCTCGCCGACACGATCAACGCAGGCGACGCGCTCGAGGTCACGCTGCCCGCCGGCGACCTCGTGCTCGATGCCCAGGCGACGAATCCCGTCGTCCTCATCTCCGCCGGCATCGGCGTCACCCCGATGCTCGGGATGCTCGACCGCCTCGCCGCGGACTCCTCGGACCGGACCGTCGTCGCACTCCATGCCGACGACTCCGCCGAGGTCGACGCCTTCGCCGCCGCCCGCACCGGCTACGCCGATGGCCTGGCCAACGGCTCGGCCATCACCTGGTACGGCGCCGGGACCCCGGATGCCGGGCTGCGCGGCGAGGTCCGCGAGGGCTTCATGAACCTCGGCGAGGTCGACCTGCCGGAGGGCGCGAGCGTCTACATCTGCGGCTCGAACGGCTTCCTCCAGTTCATCCGCTCTCAGCTCTCCGAGCGCGGGATCGATGCGAAGGACGTCCACTACGAGCTGTTCGCGCCGAACGACTGGCTGCTCGACGCCTGA
- the folP gene encoding dihydropteroate synthase yields MRTKIMGVLNVTADSFSDGGHWLDFDAAVSHGIDLLEAGADIIDIGGESTRPGSVRVPVDEEMARVVPVTRELARQGAVISVDTMRAEVARAALDAGAHIINDVSAGQAEPEMLAVAAQTGAPVILMHWRGLLTDAHAEYTYDDVVAEVRTELSARIDAALAAGVAEADIILDPGLGFSKDAEHNWQLMAGLDTLVDMGFRLLVAGSRKRFLASLLDPQDPSRVTNEDRDAATAALSAMAARAGAWAVRVHDPRTSRIAVQVAEAIADHASTAPPLPLPEDP; encoded by the coding sequence ATGCGGACGAAGATCATGGGCGTCCTCAACGTCACCGCGGACTCGTTCTCCGACGGCGGGCACTGGCTCGACTTCGACGCCGCCGTCTCCCACGGCATCGACCTCCTCGAGGCCGGCGCCGACATCATCGACATCGGCGGCGAGTCCACCCGGCCCGGCTCCGTGCGGGTGCCGGTCGACGAGGAGATGGCCCGCGTCGTCCCCGTCACCCGGGAACTCGCCCGGCAGGGCGCGGTGATCAGCGTCGACACCATGCGTGCGGAGGTCGCCCGCGCCGCCCTCGACGCCGGCGCGCACATCATCAACGACGTGTCCGCCGGGCAGGCCGAGCCGGAGATGCTCGCCGTCGCCGCGCAGACCGGCGCCCCGGTCATCCTCATGCACTGGCGCGGCCTCCTCACCGACGCGCACGCCGAGTACACCTATGACGACGTCGTCGCCGAGGTGCGCACCGAGCTCTCCGCCCGCATCGACGCCGCGCTCGCCGCCGGGGTCGCCGAGGCCGACATCATTCTCGATCCCGGCCTGGGCTTCTCCAAGGACGCCGAGCACAACTGGCAGCTCATGGCAGGTCTCGACACCCTCGTCGACATGGGCTTCCGCCTTCTGGTCGCCGGCTCCCGCAAGCGGTTCCTCGCCTCGCTCCTGGACCCGCAGGATCCCTCCCGGGTGACGAACGAGGACCGGGACGCCGCGACCGCCGCACTCAGCGCGATGGCCGCCCGGGCCGGTGCCTGGGCGGTGCGCGTCCACGATCCGCGGACCTCGCGCATCGCCGTGCAGGTCGCCGAGGCGATCGCCGACCATGCGTCCACCGCACCCCCGCTGCCCCTGCCCGAGGATCCCTGA
- the folK gene encoding 2-amino-4-hydroxy-6-hydroxymethyldihydropteridine diphosphokinase has translation MDRIRLTGLRARGHHGVFDHERADGQAFVVDLEVPLDLAPAGTGDALADTVDYGVLAEEAVAVIEGEPFDLIESVAQAIARRCLAHCPAITVTVHKPQAPIPHAFDDVSVTVTRTREGWDTEAAGRSAAVESDAVVAGDSASAAPGSGPASPDAAAAGGLRAVLALGANLGDARAALLGAVAALDRHPHIAVLAGSHIYRTAPVGGVEQPDFLNAAVVVDTALTPAELLGVAQGIEIAGHRTREVRWGPRTLDIDLIRCTPAGFDPDDPDRELRLTRPRLELPHPRAAERAFVLAPWRDIAPAARVRLNGPDGSGETLTLDDALARAADADGIERTSDVLWPPAREAEDPGQNRNAEDPGPR, from the coding sequence ATGGACCGGATCCGGCTCACCGGGCTGCGCGCCCGCGGACACCACGGGGTGTTCGACCACGAGCGCGCGGACGGGCAGGCGTTCGTCGTCGACCTCGAGGTGCCGCTCGACCTCGCACCGGCCGGCACCGGGGACGCGCTCGCCGACACCGTCGACTACGGAGTGCTCGCCGAGGAGGCGGTCGCCGTCATCGAAGGTGAGCCGTTCGACCTCATCGAGTCCGTCGCGCAGGCGATCGCCCGGCGCTGCCTGGCCCACTGCCCGGCGATCACCGTCACCGTCCACAAACCGCAGGCCCCGATCCCGCACGCCTTCGACGACGTGTCCGTCACCGTCACCCGCACGCGGGAGGGCTGGGATACCGAGGCGGCCGGGAGGAGCGCGGCCGTCGAGTCCGACGCCGTCGTTGCCGGCGATTCCGCATCCGCGGCGCCCGGATCAGGTCCCGCCAGCCCCGACGCGGCTGCCGCGGGCGGACTGCGCGCGGTGCTCGCGCTCGGAGCGAACCTCGGGGACGCCCGCGCCGCACTCCTCGGCGCGGTCGCCGCCCTCGACCGCCACCCGCACATCGCCGTCCTCGCCGGCTCGCACATCTACCGCACCGCGCCCGTAGGCGGGGTCGAGCAGCCCGACTTCCTCAACGCCGCCGTCGTCGTCGACACCGCGCTCACGCCGGCCGAACTCCTCGGCGTGGCCCAGGGCATCGAGATCGCCGGCCACCGCACCCGCGAGGTGCGCTGGGGTCCGCGCACCCTCGACATCGACCTCATCCGCTGCACCCCGGCCGGGTTCGACCCCGACGACCCGGACCGCGAGCTGCGCCTGACCCGCCCGCGCCTCGAACTGCCCCATCCGCGGGCGGCCGAGCGCGCCTTCGTCCTCGCCCCGTGGCGCGACATCGCGCCCGCCGCCCGGGTGCGACTGAACGGCCCGGACGGATCGGGGGAGACGCTCACCCTCGACGATGCGCTCGCCCGCGCCGCCGATGCCGACGGCATCGAACGCACGTCGGACGTCCTGTGGCCGCCGGCCCGGGAGGCAGAGGATCCGGGGCAGAACCGGAATGCCGAGGATCCGGGGCCGCGATGA
- a CDS encoding Rossmann-like and DUF2520 domain-containing protein, giving the protein MNHEDETRLGVGVIGCGKVGAVIGRALRAAGHAIVGVTASSEASRDRAEAMLPGAPVLDIETVVERAEVVLFTVTDDVLGELVSGLARLGRFKPGQIVLHCAGRFGTEVLEPAARAGAITIALHPSLSFTGTSMDLARLREATIAVTAARTVLPIGQALVVEMGAEPIVVAEADRPLYHAAIAHASNHTVVILSQALEALAGLGIEDAPRVLASLMRASVDNTLQSGPGSLTGPVSRGDVDAVRAHLAALAEHAVASGSTELDDTYRALARATVSRALRNGTIDDARALRIIELLES; this is encoded by the coding sequence ATGAACCACGAGGACGAGACGCGGCTGGGAGTCGGCGTCATCGGCTGCGGCAAGGTCGGCGCGGTCATCGGTCGCGCGCTGCGAGCGGCCGGCCACGCGATCGTCGGCGTCACCGCCTCTTCCGAGGCGAGCCGCGACCGGGCCGAGGCGATGCTCCCGGGCGCCCCCGTGCTCGACATCGAGACCGTCGTCGAGCGCGCCGAGGTCGTCCTCTTCACCGTGACTGACGACGTGCTCGGCGAGCTCGTGTCCGGGCTCGCCCGCCTCGGCCGGTTCAAGCCCGGGCAGATCGTCCTCCACTGCGCCGGCCGGTTCGGCACCGAGGTGCTCGAGCCCGCCGCCCGGGCCGGGGCGATCACCATCGCGCTCCACCCCTCGCTGTCGTTCACCGGGACGAGCATGGACCTCGCCCGGCTGCGCGAGGCGACGATCGCCGTCACCGCCGCGCGCACCGTCCTCCCGATCGGGCAGGCGCTCGTCGTCGAGATGGGCGCCGAACCGATCGTCGTCGCCGAGGCCGACCGGCCGCTCTACCACGCAGCGATCGCCCACGCTTCGAACCACACGGTGGTGATCCTGTCCCAGGCGCTCGAGGCGCTCGCCGGCCTCGGCATCGAGGACGCCCCGCGGGTCCTCGCCTCGCTCATGCGCGCGAGCGTCGACAACACCCTGCAGTCCGGGCCCGGCTCCCTCACCGGGCCGGTGAGCCGCGGCGACGTCGACGCCGTGCGCGCCCACCTCGCGGCCCTCGCCGAGCACGCGGTCGCGAGCGGGTCGACGGAGCTCGACGACACCTACCGGGCGCTCGCGCGCGCGACGGTGTCCCGAGCGCTGCGCAACGGCACGATCGACGACGCCCGCGCCCTGCGGATCATCGAGCTCCTCGAGAGCTGA
- a CDS encoding DUF3180 domain-containing protein, translating into MKQTTTKQLISWGVIGLIAALAFHYVWETLGQALPGLPWPAILGMIVLSIVLLLLGRPIKKWNEGDRTREIDHVAAARTAMLAKAASLAGSLLSGWYLGAAAYLFISAGGVRASAALGMLLAVAASAILMVVGLIVESDCRLPPDDTAGTDPSGADLA; encoded by the coding sequence ATGAAGCAGACGACGACGAAGCAGCTGATCTCCTGGGGCGTCATCGGCCTCATCGCCGCACTCGCCTTCCACTACGTCTGGGAGACGCTGGGTCAGGCGCTGCCAGGTCTGCCGTGGCCGGCGATCCTCGGCATGATCGTGCTCTCGATCGTCCTCCTCCTGCTCGGCCGCCCCATCAAGAAATGGAACGAGGGGGACCGCACCCGCGAGATCGACCACGTCGCCGCCGCTCGCACCGCGATGCTCGCCAAGGCGGCCTCGCTCGCCGGGTCGCTGCTGAGCGGCTGGTACCTCGGTGCTGCCGCCTACCTCTTCATCAGTGCCGGCGGGGTGCGGGCGAGTGCCGCCCTCGGGATGCTCCTGGCCGTCGCGGCCTCCGCGATCCTCATGGTCGTCGGACTCATCGTCGAATCCGACTGCCGCCTCCCGCCCGACGACACCGCCGGCACCGACCCCTCAGGAGCCGATCTCGCATGA